Proteins from a single region of Streptomyces spinoverrucosus:
- the galE gene encoding UDP-glucose 4-epimerase GalE, with the protein MTWLITGGAGYIGAHVVRAMTEAGERAVVYDDLSTGIAERVPDDVPLVVGSTLDGELLGRVLAGHQITGVVHLAAKKQVGESVDRPLHYYRENVEGLRVLLEAVTTARVPSFVFSSSAAVYGMPDVDLVTEETPCVPMSPYGETKLAGEWLVRATGRATGLATASLRYFNVAGTASPELADVGVFNLVPMVFEKLTEGAPPRIFGDDYPTPDGTCVRDYIHVVDLAEAHVAVARALRASPGRDLTLNIGRGEGVSVRDMIDRVNAVTGHHRPPTVTPRRPGDPARVVASADHITTELGWKARHDVQDMIASAWEGWVHRHPGAAVD; encoded by the coding sequence ATGACCTGGCTGATCACCGGCGGCGCCGGTTACATCGGGGCGCACGTCGTACGGGCGATGACCGAGGCGGGCGAACGGGCGGTCGTGTACGACGACCTGTCCACCGGCATCGCGGAGCGCGTCCCGGACGACGTCCCCCTGGTGGTCGGCTCGACGCTGGACGGCGAGCTGCTGGGCCGGGTGCTCGCCGGTCACCAGATCACCGGGGTCGTCCACCTGGCGGCGAAGAAGCAGGTCGGCGAGTCGGTGGACCGCCCCCTGCACTACTACCGGGAGAACGTCGAGGGCCTGCGGGTCCTGCTCGAAGCGGTCACGACGGCGCGGGTGCCGTCCTTCGTCTTCTCCTCCTCGGCGGCGGTGTACGGCATGCCGGACGTGGACCTGGTCACGGAGGAGACGCCGTGCGTGCCGATGAGCCCGTACGGCGAGACGAAGCTGGCCGGCGAGTGGCTGGTCCGGGCGACGGGCCGGGCCACCGGCCTGGCCACGGCGTCCCTGCGTTACTTCAACGTGGCGGGCACGGCGAGCCCGGAACTGGCGGACGTGGGCGTCTTCAACCTCGTCCCCATGGTCTTCGAGAAACTCACCGAGGGCGCGCCCCCGCGCATCTTCGGCGACGACTACCCGACCCCCGACGGCACCTGCGTCCGCGACTACATCCACGTCGTCGACCTGGCCGAGGCCCATGTGGCGGTCGCCCGCGCCCTACGGGCCTCCCCCGGTCGCGACCTCACCCTCAACATCGGCCGCGGCGAGGGCGTCTCGGTCCGCGACATGATCGACCGCGTCAACGCGGTCACCGGCCACCACCGTCCCCCCACCGTCACCCCCCGCCGCCCCGGCGACCCCGCCCGCGTCGTCGCCTCCGCCGACCACATCACAACCGAGCTGGGCTGGAAGGCCCGCCACGACGTCCAGGACATGATCGCGTCGGCCTGGGAGG
- a CDS encoding MarR family winged helix-turn-helix transcriptional regulator, translating to MTTTPTADWLRLDQQICFSLNAASRAFGGVYRVILKHLGLTYPQYLVMLVLWEHGDLPVKKLGEQLRLDSGTLSPLLKRLEAAGLVRRERSVRDERSVEVRLTEEGVALRERALEVPRRIMAATGFDVDEIRELRARLDELTTALDAAAEAEAEAEAAKSR from the coding sequence ATGACCACCACGCCCACAGCGGACTGGCTCCGCCTCGACCAGCAGATCTGCTTCTCTCTGAACGCGGCCTCGCGCGCCTTCGGCGGGGTGTACCGAGTGATCCTCAAACACCTCGGGCTCACCTATCCGCAGTACCTGGTGATGCTCGTGCTGTGGGAGCACGGCGATCTGCCGGTGAAGAAGCTGGGCGAGCAGCTGCGCCTCGACTCCGGCACCCTGTCGCCGCTGCTCAAGCGCCTGGAGGCGGCAGGCCTGGTGCGCCGGGAGCGCAGTGTGCGCGACGAGCGATCGGTGGAGGTGCGGCTGACCGAGGAGGGGGTCGCGCTGCGCGAGCGGGCCCTTGAGGTGCCCCGCCGGATCATGGCGGCGACGGGTTTCGACGTCGACGAGATCCGGGAACTGCGCGCCCGCCTCGACGAGCTCACGACGGCGCTCGACGCGGCGGCGGAGGCGGAGGCGGAGGCGGAGGCCGCCAAGTCGCGGTGA
- a CDS encoding organic hydroperoxide resistance protein gives MDALYTAVATATHGREGRAVSSDGRLDLQLAIPAEMGGSGQGTNPEQLFAAGYSACFASALGLVGRQAKVDVSEAAVTAEVGIGKQGEGFALAVTLRVELPDTVDEATGRKLVEQAHQVCPYSNATRGNIPVELVVE, from the coding sequence ATGGACGCGCTCTACACGGCTGTCGCCACCGCCACCCACGGCCGCGAGGGTCGTGCCGTCTCCTCCGACGGCAGGCTCGACCTCCAGCTGGCCATTCCGGCCGAGATGGGCGGCAGCGGCCAGGGCACCAACCCCGAGCAGCTCTTCGCCGCCGGGTACTCCGCCTGCTTCGCCAGCGCCCTCGGCCTGGTCGGCCGGCAGGCCAAGGTCGACGTGAGCGAGGCCGCCGTCACCGCCGAGGTCGGCATCGGCAAGCAGGGTGAGGGCTTCGCGCTGGCCGTCACCCTCCGCGTCGAGCTGCCCGACACCGTCGACGAGGCGACCGGCCGCAAGCTGGTCGAGCAGGCCCACCAGGTCTGCCCCTACTCCAACGCCACCCGCGGCAACATCCCGGTCGAGCTCGTCGTCGAGTAA
- a CDS encoding bifunctional glycosyltransferase/CDP-glycerol:glycerophosphate glycerophosphotransferase produces MPRFSVIVPAYHVQAYLHECLESVLGQSYSDLELIAVDDRSPDACGEIIDEYAARDPRVHPVHLSENQGPGPARNAGLEQATGDYVLFLDGDDTLAPHALRAIADRLKETGEPDVLAYDHARTDWTGVPVRDEPALPAAGPLRLEDRPGLLAAGPGGLPTPAWTRAYRREFLAREALTFPPGHHEHTPWALKTLLTAESIATLDQVCVHHRQRRHSTEAPSADLDVFEQYDRLFAYVDKRPELARWRPALFRRTVEHLAALFTRLPRGTHADFLRRARAHYRSHRTPLPLRTRLRHTPIRLGAHRTYRALLRTGRLWRRTTARAARFTRALRSAALRLHYRVQLRLPLRADRAVFAAYDGRGYCCNPAALESAFRTHAPHLRTAWIARPEHHHTLPTGTRRVTPDTAAYWTALARSRYLVANDTLDRRLVKRRGQVFVQTQQGTPVKHMGLDLQERPAAARDTDFAQLLAGVDQWDYVVSANRHATLTWERVHPGTYRTLEFGQPRTDVFQQATSLDVTRLRETLGIPRGAVAILYAPTYRDHRRTQTAGLDLERVLGRLGPEFVILARAHHRHGGPLARTSDRIIDVTDHPSVESLCLASDALVTDYSSLMFDYAGLDRPIVLHADDLETYEAARGTYVDLRTFPPGAIARSEDELIDIFATGHWRGSRSAQLRSAFRARFCPYDDGRAAERVVRHVVLGEERAGLPPVVPMEARQPVPSAAASRANPPAATIPQPSGHFTVTESR; encoded by the coding sequence TTGCCCAGGTTCAGTGTCATCGTCCCCGCATACCACGTTCAGGCGTATCTGCACGAGTGCCTGGAATCGGTGCTCGGCCAGTCGTACTCCGATCTCGAACTGATCGCGGTCGACGACCGCTCGCCGGACGCCTGCGGCGAGATCATCGACGAGTACGCGGCCCGCGACCCGCGCGTCCACCCCGTCCACCTCTCCGAGAACCAGGGCCCCGGCCCCGCCCGCAACGCCGGTCTGGAGCAGGCCACCGGCGACTACGTCCTCTTCCTCGACGGCGACGACACCCTGGCCCCGCACGCCCTGCGCGCGATCGCCGACCGGCTGAAGGAGACCGGCGAACCGGACGTCCTGGCCTACGACCACGCGCGCACCGACTGGACCGGCGTCCCCGTCCGCGACGAGCCCGCCCTCCCCGCCGCCGGCCCGCTCCGCTTGGAGGACCGCCCCGGCCTGCTCGCCGCCGGCCCAGGCGGCCTCCCCACGCCCGCCTGGACCCGCGCGTACCGGCGCGAGTTCCTGGCCCGCGAGGCCCTCACCTTCCCGCCCGGCCACCACGAGCACACGCCGTGGGCCCTGAAGACCCTGCTGACCGCCGAGTCGATCGCGACCCTCGACCAGGTGTGCGTCCACCACCGGCAGCGCCGGCACAGCACCGAGGCGCCGTCCGCCGACCTGGACGTCTTCGAGCAGTACGACCGCCTCTTCGCGTACGTCGACAAGCGCCCGGAACTGGCCCGCTGGCGCCCGGCGTTGTTCCGCCGCACGGTCGAGCACCTGGCGGCGCTGTTCACCCGCCTCCCGCGCGGCACGCACGCCGATTTCCTGCGCCGCGCCCGCGCCCACTACCGGAGCCACCGCACCCCGCTCCCCCTGCGCACCCGCCTCCGGCACACCCCGATCCGTCTCGGCGCCCACCGCACGTACCGCGCCCTGCTCCGCACCGGGCGCCTGTGGCGCCGCACGACGGCCCGCGCCGCCCGTTTCACCAGGGCCCTGCGCTCCGCCGCCCTGCGCCTGCACTACCGCGTCCAGCTGCGCCTCCCCCTGCGCGCCGACCGCGCGGTCTTCGCGGCGTACGACGGACGCGGCTACTGCTGCAACCCGGCCGCGCTGGAGTCGGCGTTCCGCACGCACGCCCCGCATCTGCGCACGGCCTGGATCGCGCGCCCCGAGCACCACCACACGCTCCCGACCGGCACCCGCCGGGTCACCCCGGACACGGCCGCGTACTGGACGGCGCTCGCCCGCTCCCGCTACCTCGTCGCCAACGACACCCTCGACCGCCGCCTGGTCAAGCGCCGCGGCCAGGTCTTCGTGCAGACCCAGCAGGGCACGCCCGTGAAGCACATGGGCCTCGACCTCCAGGAACGCCCGGCGGCCGCCCGGGACACGGACTTCGCACAGCTGCTCGCGGGCGTGGACCAGTGGGACTACGTGGTGTCCGCCAACCGGCACGCCACCCTCACCTGGGAGCGCGTCCACCCGGGCACGTACCGCACGCTGGAGTTCGGCCAGCCCCGCACCGACGTCTTCCAGCAGGCCACCTCACTGGACGTCACCCGGCTCCGCGAGACGCTCGGTATCCCGCGGGGCGCGGTCGCGATCCTGTACGCGCCCACCTACCGCGACCACCGTCGCACCCAGACCGCCGGACTCGACCTGGAACGCGTGCTGGGCCGACTGGGCCCCGAGTTCGTGATCCTGGCCCGCGCCCACCATCGCCACGGCGGCCCTCTCGCCCGCACGTCCGACCGGATCATCGACGTCACCGACCACCCGAGCGTCGAGTCCCTGTGCCTGGCCTCGGACGCCCTGGTGACGGACTACTCGTCACTCATGTTCGACTACGCCGGCCTGGACCGCCCGATCGTGCTCCACGCCGACGACCTCGAAACGTACGAGGCGGCCCGTGGCACCTACGTCGACCTGCGCACTTTCCCGCCGGGCGCGATCGCGCGCAGCGAGGACGAGCTGATCGACATCTTCGCGACCGGCCACTGGCGCGGCTCCCGCTCGGCGCAGCTGCGGTCCGCCTTCCGGGCGCGTTTCTGCCCGTACGACGACGGACGCGCCGCCGAGCGGGTCGTACGCCATGTCGTGCTCGGGGAGGAGCGGGCGGGCCTTCCGCCGGTCGTGCCGATGGAGGCGCGGCAGCCGGTGCCGTCGGCCGCCGCATCACGGGCGAATCCCCCGGCAGCCACCATTCCGCAACCTTCTGGTCACTTCACCGTCACCGAAAGCCGCTGA
- a CDS encoding carbohydrate ABC transporter permease yields the protein MTTQSVKGRASLGSRLAEGVSGGLVRVFLIVVGLFWLVPTIGLLLSSLRTPADMNESGWWTVFTEPAQLTFESYDKLLGNSDITDSLVNTVLITVPATVLVVVIGSLAGYAFAWMEFPGRDWWFLAVVGLLVVPVQVALIPIAELFGNIGLFGSMLGVILFHVGFGLPFAVFLLRNFFAEIPRELLEAARLDGAGELRLFARVVMPLGGPAIASLGIFQFLWVWNDMLVALVFSDSGNQPITVALQTQVRQFGNNIDVLAPGAFISMVIPLAVFFAFQRQFVSGVMAGAVK from the coding sequence ATGACCACGCAGTCCGTGAAGGGCAGGGCGTCCCTCGGCTCACGCCTGGCGGAGGGCGTCAGCGGCGGCCTGGTCCGCGTCTTCCTGATCGTCGTCGGCCTGTTCTGGCTGGTGCCGACCATCGGCCTGCTGCTCTCCTCGCTGCGCACGCCGGCGGACATGAACGAGAGCGGCTGGTGGACGGTGTTCACCGAGCCGGCCCAACTCACCTTCGAGAGCTACGACAAGCTGCTGGGCAACAGCGACATCACCGACTCCCTGGTGAACACGGTCCTGATCACGGTCCCGGCGACCGTGCTGGTCGTGGTGATCGGCTCGCTCGCCGGATACGCCTTCGCGTGGATGGAGTTCCCGGGCCGGGACTGGTGGTTCCTGGCCGTGGTCGGCCTGCTGGTCGTCCCGGTGCAGGTGGCGCTGATCCCGATCGCCGAACTCTTCGGCAACATCGGCCTGTTCGGCTCGATGCTCGGCGTGATCCTGTTCCACGTCGGCTTCGGCCTGCCGTTCGCGGTGTTCCTGCTGCGGAACTTCTTCGCGGAGATCCCGCGCGAGCTGCTGGAGGCGGCGCGGCTGGACGGCGCCGGTGAACTGCGGCTGTTCGCCCGGGTGGTGATGCCGCTCGGCGGGCCCGCGATCGCGAGCCTGGGCATCTTCCAGTTCCTGTGGGTGTGGAACGACATGCTGGTCGCGCTGGTGTTCTCCGACTCCGGCAACCAGCCGATCACGGTGGCGCTGCAGACGCAGGTACGGCAGTTCGGGAACAACATCGATGTGCTGGCGCCCGGCGCCTTCATCTCGATGGTGATTCCGCTCGCCGTGTTCTTCGCGTTCCAGCGGCAGTTCGTGTCCGGTGTGATGGCGGGCGCGGTGAAGTAA
- a CDS encoding carbohydrate ABC transporter permease, whose amino-acid sequence MTGTRRTVAALFLLPALVLLGALVVYPIGYSVVRSFYDQSGDGFAGFDNYQALFTDDGIRTALKNNIIWVVFAPTVATALGLIFAVLTERVRWGTAFKLVVFMPMAISMLAAGIIFRLVYDQDPDKGIANAVWVGVHDTFAQSSAFPKAHPGRESPLTADGGGFITKEPVRLGDPVGLPLVGVAPDQMPDDAAKAVAARPDPGKVTGTTWQDFTRGEGVGTLGAPDPSELGYPGMKIEAVKDGKVVASTTAADDGTFTLPATADGAQLRLPADNFKEPYNGLDWLGPSLVTPAIIGSYIWMWAGFAMVLIAAGLAGVPRELLEAARVDGANEWQVFRRVTVPLLAPVLAVVAVTLMINVLKIFDLVFIIAPGSSQDDANVLALELYRKGFSEDQPGIASAIAVFLLLLVIPVMWFNIRRLRREVRR is encoded by the coding sequence GTGACCGGCACCCGCAGGACCGTGGCAGCGCTGTTCCTGCTGCCCGCCCTGGTGCTGCTCGGCGCGCTCGTGGTCTACCCGATCGGGTACTCGGTCGTCCGCAGCTTCTACGACCAGTCCGGCGACGGCTTCGCCGGATTCGACAACTACCAGGCCCTGTTCACCGACGACGGCATCCGTACGGCGCTGAAGAACAACATCATCTGGGTGGTGTTCGCGCCGACGGTCGCGACCGCGCTCGGGCTGATCTTCGCGGTGCTGACCGAACGGGTTCGCTGGGGCACGGCGTTCAAGCTGGTCGTCTTCATGCCGATGGCGATCTCGATGCTCGCGGCGGGCATCATCTTCCGGCTCGTCTACGACCAGGACCCGGACAAGGGCATCGCGAACGCGGTGTGGGTGGGTGTGCACGACACGTTCGCCCAGTCGTCGGCGTTCCCGAAGGCGCACCCCGGACGGGAGTCGCCGCTGACGGCGGACGGAGGCGGCTTCATCACCAAGGAGCCGGTCCGCCTGGGCGATCCGGTCGGCCTCCCCCTGGTGGGTGTCGCCCCCGACCAGATGCCCGACGACGCGGCGAAAGCCGTCGCGGCGCGGCCAGACCCGGGCAAGGTCACCGGCACCACCTGGCAGGACTTCACGCGCGGCGAGGGCGTCGGCACCCTCGGCGCCCCGGACCCGTCCGAGCTGGGCTATCCCGGCATGAAGATCGAGGCCGTCAAGGACGGCAAGGTCGTCGCCTCGACCACGGCCGCCGACGACGGCACCTTCACGCTCCCTGCCACCGCCGACGGGGCACAACTCCGGCTGCCCGCCGACAACTTCAAGGAGCCGTACAACGGCCTGGACTGGCTCGGCCCGTCGCTGGTCACGCCGGCCATCATCGGGTCGTACATCTGGATGTGGGCGGGCTTCGCGATGGTGCTGATCGCCGCCGGGCTCGCGGGGGTGCCGCGTGAGCTGCTGGAGGCGGCCCGGGTCGACGGGGCCAACGAGTGGCAGGTGTTCCGACGGGTCACCGTGCCGCTGCTCGCGCCCGTCCTCGCGGTGGTCGCCGTCACCCTGATGATCAACGTGCTGAAGATCTTCGACCTGGTCTTCATCATCGCCCCGGGCTCCTCCCAGGACGACGCGAACGTGCTCGCCCTGGAGCTGTACCGCAAGGGCTTCTCCGAGGACCAGCCGGGCATCGCGAGCGCGATCGCGGTGTTCCTGCTGCTTCTGGTGATCCCGGTGATGTGGTTCAACATCCGCAGGCTCAGGCGGGAGGTGCGGCGATGA
- a CDS encoding ABC transporter substrate-binding protein: MHSSITISRTRTRRTARAAAAALAGALAFSLSACGGDDDGGDEGSGGTDETATTVTLPKLDGETLEVAAVWTGPEQANFKKVLEEFEKRTGAKVTFVPAQDPIINFLGSKIAGGAPPDIAMLPQVGAIKQAVDKGWAKPIGTEAQEQLGKNYSQGWQDLGKVDGKQYGVYYKAANKSLIWYNTQVFENAGAEEPGTWEDLLSTAQTIYDSGVTPFSVGGADGWTLTDWFENVYLSQAGPEKYDQLAKHEIKWTDPSVTEALTTLAQIWGKADYIAGGASGALQTEFPASVTQTFTGGDQPKAGMVFEGDFVQVNIAETDAEVGTDAKVFAFPKVGDTEPVVSGGDAAVILEDSKAAQALATFLASPDAATIQAKLGGYLSPNKNVDPSAYPNAVQQEMAKALVAAGDDFRFDMSDQAPQAFGGTPGKGEWKALQDFLKNPKDIKGTQEQLEADAAAAYGN; encoded by the coding sequence ATGCACAGCAGCATCACCATCAGCCGCACCCGGACACGCAGGACCGCCCGCGCCGCCGCGGCCGCACTGGCGGGAGCGCTCGCGTTCTCGCTCAGCGCCTGCGGAGGCGACGACGACGGCGGAGACGAAGGCAGCGGCGGCACGGACGAGACCGCCACCACCGTCACGCTCCCCAAGCTGGACGGCGAGACCCTGGAGGTCGCCGCCGTGTGGACCGGCCCGGAGCAGGCCAACTTCAAGAAGGTGCTTGAGGAGTTCGAGAAGCGGACCGGCGCCAAGGTGACCTTCGTGCCCGCGCAGGACCCGATCATCAACTTCCTCGGCTCGAAGATCGCGGGCGGCGCGCCGCCGGACATCGCGATGCTCCCCCAGGTCGGCGCCATCAAGCAGGCCGTCGACAAGGGCTGGGCCAAGCCGATCGGGACCGAGGCCCAGGAGCAGCTCGGCAAGAACTACTCCCAGGGCTGGCAGGACCTCGGCAAGGTCGACGGCAAGCAGTACGGCGTCTACTACAAGGCCGCCAACAAGTCCCTGATCTGGTACAACACGCAGGTCTTCGAGAACGCGGGCGCCGAGGAGCCGGGGACCTGGGAGGACCTGCTCTCCACCGCCCAGACGATCTACGACTCCGGTGTCACCCCGTTCTCCGTCGGCGGCGCCGACGGCTGGACGCTGACCGACTGGTTCGAGAACGTCTATCTCTCGCAGGCGGGCCCGGAGAAGTACGACCAGCTGGCCAAGCACGAGATCAAGTGGACCGACCCGTCCGTCACCGAGGCCCTGACCACGCTCGCGCAGATCTGGGGCAAGGCCGACTACATCGCGGGCGGCGCGAGCGGCGCCCTGCAGACCGAGTTCCCTGCCTCCGTCACGCAGACCTTCACCGGCGGCGACCAGCCGAAGGCCGGCATGGTCTTCGAGGGCGACTTCGTGCAGGTCAACATCGCGGAGACGGACGCCGAAGTCGGCACGGACGCCAAGGTGTTCGCGTTCCCGAAGGTCGGCGACACCGAGCCGGTCGTCTCCGGCGGTGACGCGGCGGTCATCCTCGAGGACTCGAAGGCCGCGCAGGCGCTGGCCACCTTCCTCGCCTCGCCGGACGCGGCGACCATCCAGGCGAAGCTCGGCGGCTATCTGTCGCCGAACAAGAACGTGGACCCCTCGGCGTACCCGAACGCGGTGCAGCAGGAGATGGCCAAGGCGCTGGTCGCGGCCGGTGACGACTTCCGCTTCGACATGTCCGACCAGGCCCCGCAGGCCTTCGGCGGCACGCCCGGCAAGGGTGAGTGGAAGGCGTTGCAGGACTTCCTGAAGAACCCGAAGGACATCAAGGGCACCCAGGAACAGCTGGAGGCCGACGCGGCCGCGGCGTACGGGAACTGA